In one Butyrivibrio proteoclasticus B316 genomic region, the following are encoded:
- a CDS encoding CAP domain-containing protein produces the protein MKKILMLLMAIMTVSMLYVPITAEASSEDDVLTMMNAVRESAGLEAFTMDEDLQDIAEIRASECAQKFSHIRPNGKAWYTVSNLTNGENLAHAVNSTQQKPENVVYAWTLSPKHYANLVRSSFTSVGIAYYCNENGETFIACEFH, from the coding sequence ATGAAGAAGATTTTAATGCTTTTAATGGCTATTATGACGGTTTCGATGCTTTATGTGCCGATAACTGCGGAAGCTTCAAGTGAGGATGATGTTCTGACTATGATGAATGCGGTCAGGGAGTCTGCCGGGCTTGAAGCTTTTACTATGGATGAGGACTTACAGGATATTGCAGAAATCAGAGCTTCGGAATGTGCTCAAAAGTTTTCACATATACGTCCTAATGGAAAGGCCTGGTATACTGTCTCTAACCTGACTAATGGTGAAAACCTTGCCCATGCAGTTAATTCTACACAACAAAAACCGGAAAATGTAGTATATGCATGGACTCTTAGTCCTAAACATTATGCGAATCTTGTACGTAGTTCATTTACTTCAGTAGGAATTGCATATTATTGTAATGAAAATGGGGAGACTTTTATAGCCTGTGAATTTCATTAA
- a CDS encoding LIC_10190 family membrane protein: MLSVVLIWIYVIATTYLTGFALLKFITSLDCMHSQKGKGAYRKYNAHFRTSYIVAGLVVNTTYAEIYSLFEGVGLVANFLMITICVVIAVYYRNELIADLVEVLRLFVSGRSGYLYLAIFLIMAYGTSHGIMHYDSDLYHAQAIHWIEDYGVIKGLGNLHVRLAYNSASFALSALYSMSFLSGKSYHVMAGFCALMLAWECIDIKDIVRRGHPILSDFARVMGIYYLFTIFDEMVAPASDYFLSTIVFYIVIRWLDMNVKHERSYVPYIMLSLLGVYAVTIKLSAAPILILAIIPIYRLITNRSAKTMKALGLSVLLAFIIVVPFLIRNVIISGWLVYPFTSVDLFNVAWKIPKGLADYDAKEIKTYGRGFTDVATYGDMPFKDWIGPWFAGIHGMNRVMVILDIAAILVYFVCLIYFFAIAINKKAKLKDNKVFNISDRRMVNFADFLTVSGTMVACLVFWLFTAPLIRYGEVYVCLTFAIVFGRLLIRLFNYIGNENKFTRRSIVAFALIFVIWLLYKGVNLVRADIPGYNTANLFTQQDYGQYDVESFEISGVTFYYPKEGDRIGYKYFPAATKDLSEELQFIGYGITSGIVSKQEH; this comes from the coding sequence ATGCTGTCAGTTGTTCTTATTTGGATATATGTGATAGCCACTACTTATTTAACCGGCTTTGCATTGCTTAAGTTCATAACTTCTCTTGATTGTATGCATTCTCAGAAGGGCAAGGGGGCATACAGAAAGTATAATGCACATTTCAGAACAAGTTATATTGTTGCCGGACTTGTTGTTAACACTACCTATGCTGAGATTTATAGCCTTTTTGAAGGCGTTGGACTTGTGGCTAATTTCTTAATGATAACAATTTGTGTTGTCATTGCGGTTTATTATAGAAATGAACTTATAGCTGATCTTGTAGAAGTGCTAAGACTTTTTGTTTCGGGAAGAAGCGGTTATTTGTATTTGGCAATTTTCCTGATAATGGCTTATGGTACTTCTCACGGAATAATGCATTATGATTCTGATCTGTATCATGCGCAGGCCATCCATTGGATAGAAGATTATGGTGTAATTAAGGGGCTTGGAAATCTTCATGTAAGGCTTGCTTATAATAGCGCATCTTTTGCATTATCAGCCTTGTATAGTATGAGCTTTCTTTCCGGAAAATCTTATCATGTAATGGCAGGATTCTGTGCCTTGATGCTTGCCTGGGAATGCATCGATATTAAGGATATTGTCAGAAGAGGACATCCTATACTGTCTGATTTTGCCAGAGTAATGGGTATTTACTATCTTTTTACAATATTTGATGAAATGGTTGCTCCGGCATCTGATTATTTTTTATCCACGATTGTATTTTATATTGTTATTAGATGGCTTGATATGAATGTTAAGCATGAGAGATCATATGTGCCGTACATTATGCTTTCTCTTCTTGGTGTATATGCAGTTACTATTAAGCTTTCAGCAGCTCCAATATTGATTCTTGCTATTATTCCTATATACAGGCTTATAACAAATAGAAGTGCCAAGACTATGAAAGCTCTGGGACTTTCCGTATTATTGGCGTTTATTATTGTTGTTCCCTTCCTCATTAGAAATGTAATAATTTCGGGATGGCTTGTATATCCGTTTACTTCCGTGGATTTATTTAATGTGGCATGGAAGATTCCTAAGGGACTGGCTGATTATGATGCCAAGGAAATTAAAACCTATGGAAGAGGATTTACAGACGTAGCGACATATGGGGATATGCCTTTTAAAGACTGGATTGGTCCATGGTTTGCCGGAATCCACGGGATGAATAGGGTAATGGTAATCTTGGATATCGCTGCTATCTTGGTATATTTTGTCTGTCTAATTTATTTCTTTGCAATAGCAATAAATAAAAAGGCTAAGCTCAAAGATAATAAAGTATTTAATATAAGTGATCGCAGAATGGTTAATTTTGCTGATTTTCTTACTGTAAGCGGAACAATGGTAGCTTGCCTTGTATTTTGGCTTTTTACAGCTCCGCTTATAAGATATGGGGAAGTATATGTTTGCCTGACATTTGCGATTGTGTTTGGAAGACTTCTTATTCGTCTATTTAATTACATAGGAAATGAGAACAAGTTTACGAGAAGAAGCATTGTGGCTTTTGCTCTGATATTTGTGATATGGCTTTTGTATAAGGGCGTCAATCTTGTAAGAGCGGATATACCTGGATATAATACAGCAAATCTTTTTACTCAACAGGATTACGGACAGTATGATGTAGAGTCGTTTGAAATATCAGGAGTTACGTTTTATTATCCAAAAGAAGGCGACAGGATCGGGTACAAGTATTTTCCTGCGGCAACAAAAGACCTTAGTGAAGAGCTACAATTCATTGGGTATGGTATAACAAGTGGGATTGTTTCAAAACAGGAACACTGA
- a CDS encoding divergent PAP2 family protein, translating into MQFFNDLLNNRLLLAAFFGWLSAQILKTIIYVLVNKEFNAERLTGDGGMPSSHSATVMALVTSAFYYFGAGSFEFAISGVLALIVMHDAMGVRRETGIQAKVINNMMDWFQELDSDIPVEERLKEFVGHTPLQVLFGAILGIVVGIIVCNLS; encoded by the coding sequence ATGCAATTTTTTAATGATTTACTAAATAATAGACTATTATTGGCAGCTTTCTTTGGATGGCTTTCTGCCCAGATTCTCAAGACTATAATATATGTTCTTGTTAACAAGGAGTTTAATGCAGAGAGACTTACCGGAGATGGAGGTATGCCAAGTTCCCACTCAGCAACAGTCATGGCACTGGTAACAAGTGCTTTTTACTATTTTGGAGCAGGTAGTTTTGAATTCGCGATTTCAGGAGTTCTGGCACTGATTGTCATGCATGATGCGATGGGGGTCAGAAGAGAGACTGGTATTCAGGCTAAAGTTATCAACAATATGATGGACTGGTTCCAGGAACTCGACAGCGATATTCCGGTAGAAGAAAGGCTTAAAGAGTTTGTTGGTCATACTCCACTTCAGGTTCTTTTTGGAGCCATTCTCGGAATTGTTGTAGGAATCATAGTCTGTAACTTAAGCTGA
- the rfbD gene encoding dTDP-4-dehydrorhamnose reductase, translated as MEKIIVTGCNGQLGRAINKELNGKYEIVNTDVFEGAGITPLDITNVDDVIRLAREVKPSAIINCAAYTAVDKQESDVDLSYKINAIGPRNLAIASTEVGAKLVHVSTDYVFEGNGTRPYVEFDKTGPVSVYGKTKLAGEEFVKQFSDKYFIVRTAWLYGDGKNFVKTMLGLSEKMDEISVVMDQQGTPTSAKELAKAIAYLFPTNNYGVFHGTCEGSTNWADFTDEIFRIAGKSTKVNHVTTAQYLEKNPQAAPRPAYSILENYMLKLTSDYMFADWHDAIEEYLKELL; from the coding sequence ATGGAGAAGATTATAGTTACTGGTTGTAATGGACAGCTCGGAAGGGCTATTAACAAGGAACTCAATGGTAAATATGAAATCGTTAACACTGATGTGTTTGAAGGCGCAGGTATTACTCCGCTTGATATTACAAATGTTGATGATGTTATCAGGCTTGCAAGAGAGGTTAAGCCATCTGCAATCATAAATTGCGCAGCTTATACTGCTGTTGATAAGCAGGAATCTGATGTAGATCTTTCTTATAAGATTAACGCTATCGGACCAAGAAATCTGGCAATCGCATCTACAGAAGTAGGCGCTAAGCTTGTTCATGTTTCTACAGATTATGTATTTGAAGGAAACGGGACAAGACCATATGTTGAATTTGATAAGACAGGCCCTGTAAGTGTTTATGGAAAAACAAAGCTTGCCGGTGAAGAATTTGTTAAGCAGTTCTCTGATAAGTATTTTATTGTAAGAACAGCCTGGCTATATGGAGATGGCAAGAATTTCGTCAAGACTATGCTTGGTCTTTCTGAGAAAATGGATGAAATAAGTGTAGTTATGGATCAGCAGGGAACTCCTACAAGTGCCAAGGAACTTGCTAAGGCTATAGCGTATCTTTTCCCTACAAATAACTATGGAGTGTTTCATGGCACCTGCGAAGGATCTACAAACTGGGCTGATTTCACTGATGAAATATTCAGGATTGCCGGTAAGTCAACTAAGGTTAATCATGTTACAACGGCTCAGTACCTTGAGAAAAATCCTCAGGCTGCTCCAAGGCCAGCATATAGTATTCTTGAAAATTATATGTTGAAGCTTACATCTGATTATATGTTTGCTGATTGGCATGATGCTATAGAAGAATACTTAAAAGAATTACTTTGA
- a CDS encoding DUF3048 domain-containing protein gives MKRFKALVLAGITAAMLIGCGNSDDDAVVGISIEKLEDVAPVVEASVEASVEEANEDMPPQEGMVRSYFTNEWVDESVNTNRPLAVMFPINKEAQPQYGLSNVAVFYEIMEEGSMSRQMGILENWQNLDRIGNIRSIRDYFIYAALEYDPVIIHFGGPELYVSGVLTGKNRPDGVDDVDNLNGVGGKAMGPDYGAFFRVPEGSTSEHTAFTDGAHVSSAIEKAGFSQTHRSEYFQDGPHFTFTGYTNPNTLDDYADAVEATEIDMAGCYPVTKSALKYDPEKEVYLKSLYGEAQKDAVTGEQLAFSNVIIQRTYHEVRDSNGYLAYQMHDKTRDGYYITKGKMIHMTWEKTSDYSPTKYYDDNGQEITFNTGKTMIFVVQEKGGSFSKFEVNGTTYED, from the coding sequence ATGAAAAGATTTAAAGCTTTGGTATTAGCAGGAATAACAGCTGCTATGTTAATTGGTTGCGGTAATTCTGATGATGATGCGGTAGTTGGCATCAGCATAGAGAAACTTGAAGATGTAGCGCCTGTTGTTGAAGCTAGTGTAGAAGCTTCAGTTGAGGAAGCCAATGAGGACATGCCACCTCAGGAAGGTATGGTCAGAAGCTATTTTACAAATGAATGGGTAGATGAGTCAGTTAATACCAACAGACCACTGGCTGTTATGTTTCCTATTAACAAGGAGGCTCAGCCACAGTATGGACTTAGCAATGTTGCAGTTTTCTATGAGATAATGGAAGAAGGCAGCATGAGCCGTCAGATGGGTATTCTTGAGAATTGGCAGAATCTTGACAGAATCGGAAACATCAGAAGTATAAGAGATTACTTTATTTATGCAGCTCTTGAGTATGATCCGGTTATTATTCATTTCGGCGGACCAGAGCTGTATGTTAGCGGCGTTCTGACAGGTAAGAATAGACCTGATGGAGTTGATGATGTTGATAACTTAAATGGTGTCGGCGGTAAGGCAATGGGCCCTGATTACGGAGCATTCTTCCGTGTACCTGAAGGAAGTACATCTGAGCATACTGCTTTTACAGATGGAGCACATGTTTCATCAGCTATTGAGAAGGCTGGTTTTTCTCAGACACATCGAAGTGAGTATTTCCAGGATGGACCACATTTTACATTTACCGGATATACTAATCCTAATACATTGGATGATTATGCAGATGCTGTAGAGGCAACTGAGATTGATATGGCAGGATGTTATCCTGTAACTAAGTCAGCTCTTAAATATGATCCAGAAAAAGAAGTTTACCTCAAGTCTTTATATGGTGAAGCTCAGAAGGACGCAGTAACCGGAGAGCAGCTTGCATTTTCAAATGTAATTATCCAGAGAACATATCATGAAGTTCGTGATTCTAATGGATACCTTGCATATCAGATGCATGATAAGACAAGAGATGGTTACTATATTACCAAAGGCAAAATGATACATATGACTTGGGAGAAGACTTCAGATTATTCACCAACTAAGTACTATGATGACAATGGTCAGGAGATTACTTTTAATACAGGTAAAACAATGATTTTTGTTGTTCAGGAAAAAGGCGGTTCATTCTCTAAATTTGAAGTAAATGGAACAACATATGAAGATTGA
- a CDS encoding HPr family phosphocarrier protein: protein MVSQKVVITNPTGLHLRPAGNLCKVAMNYKSHITFSYGENTANAKSVLSVLGACIKCGDELEFKCEGPDEQEAMNALVEAIENGLGE from the coding sequence ATGGTTAGCCAGAAGGTAGTTATTACAAATCCTACAGGGTTACATTTAAGACCAGCAGGAAATCTTTGCAAGGTTGCAATGAACTACAAATCGCATATCACATTTAGTTATGGTGAGAACACAGCTAATGCCAAGAGTGTTCTCAGTGTTTTGGGAGCGTGTATTAAATGTGGGGATGAACTTGAATTCAAGTGCGAAGGCCCAGATGAACAGGAAGCGATGAATGCTCTTGTTGAGGCTATAGAGAACGGACTTGGTGAGTAA
- the glmM gene encoding phosphoglucosamine mutase, whose amino-acid sequence MSRLFGTDGVRGVANDELTPLLAMQLGQAGAYVLSKEVNHRPTIMVGCDTRLSGDMLASALMAGACSVGADVVNVGIIPTPAVAYLTRKYRVDAGVVISASHNPMEFNGIKFFDANGFKLPDAMEDEIEALIKNNMDGVKMPTGAGVGKIKNRTDAREEYINHNLNAVDINLTGMKIVMDCAEGASYYTSVEAIRQLGAEVVVIHNNPDGTNINAGCGSTHMEELMGRVVTEKANVGLAFDGDADRFLAVDENGKMVDGDEIMAIIGKFMKENGKLAKNTIVATVMSNLGFFKMAEREGIQVDKTKVGDRYVLEHMKEIGANLGGEQSGHIIFLDDNTTGDGLLSALHLLEVMVSTGKPLSELAKVMEVMPQALVNAHVPTHKKDSFMEYPEIAGAIAELEKQFAGDGRVLIRPSGTEPLVRVMIEGKDQKQIEDEAKKLAKLIEEVML is encoded by the coding sequence ATGAGTAGATTATTTGGAACAGATGGTGTAAGAGGAGTAGCAAATGACGAACTTACTCCCCTTCTTGCCATGCAGCTGGGACAGGCAGGTGCATATGTGCTTTCTAAAGAGGTTAATCACAGACCTACGATCATGGTGGGATGTGATACAAGACTTTCCGGAGATATGCTGGCCAGTGCTCTTATGGCGGGAGCGTGTTCGGTGGGAGCTGACGTTGTAAATGTTGGTATTATTCCTACACCTGCTGTTGCTTATCTAACCAGAAAATATCGTGTTGATGCAGGTGTTGTTATTTCTGCTTCACATAATCCGATGGAATTTAATGGTATTAAATTCTTTGATGCTAACGGCTTCAAACTTCCTGATGCAATGGAGGATGAAATCGAAGCGCTTATCAAAAATAATATGGACGGTGTCAAGATGCCGACAGGTGCAGGCGTCGGTAAGATCAAGAACCGTACTGATGCAAGAGAAGAATATATCAATCACAACCTCAATGCAGTAGATATAAATCTTACAGGAATGAAGATCGTAATGGACTGCGCAGAGGGTGCTTCATATTATACATCAGTAGAAGCAATCAGACAGCTTGGGGCAGAGGTTGTTGTTATTCACAATAATCCTGATGGAACTAACATTAACGCAGGTTGTGGCTCTACTCATATGGAAGAACTGATGGGAAGAGTTGTAACAGAAAAAGCAAATGTAGGACTTGCTTTTGATGGAGATGCTGACAGATTTCTTGCTGTTGATGAGAATGGTAAAATGGTCGATGGCGATGAAATTATGGCCATCATCGGAAAGTTTATGAAAGAAAATGGTAAACTTGCCAAGAATACAATAGTTGCGACAGTAATGAGTAATCTTGGATTCTTCAAAATGGCTGAGAGAGAAGGTATTCAGGTTGACAAGACTAAGGTTGGCGACAGATATGTACTTGAACATATGAAAGAGATTGGCGCAAACCTTGGCGGAGAGCAGTCAGGACATATTATTTTCCTTGATGATAACACAACAGGAGATGGACTTCTTTCAGCACTTCACCTTCTTGAGGTTATGGTTTCTACAGGCAAACCTTTGTCAGAACTTGCAAAAGTTATGGAGGTAATGCCACAGGCTCTTGTTAATGCACATGTGCCTACACACAAGAAGGATTCCTTTATGGAGTATCCTGAAATTGCCGGAGCTATTGCTGAACTTGAAAAACAGTTTGCCGGAGATGGAAGAGTGTTGATCAGACCTTCAGGAACAGAACCTCTTGTCAGGGTAATGATCGAGGGAAAAGATCAGAAACAGATAGAAGACGAAGCCAAAAAACTTGCTAAGCTCATTGAGGAGGTTATGCTGTAA